One window of Populus nigra chromosome 5, ddPopNigr1.1, whole genome shotgun sequence genomic DNA carries:
- the LOC133694500 gene encoding protein EARLY-RESPONSIVE TO DEHYDRATION 7, chloroplastic isoform X2, whose product MASQNPNQNSSLYPQIIQSKPDPLFTSSSPSPSSNLYPKIDPEDLVENLFPGHDHSQHEYPRAQSHTQAPPSAPPEVVEEVLIKIAGAIVNLIDKNYSVELASGDLYIVRLSQGNNVVAVLARVADEIQWPLAKDEAAVKLDDSHYFFSLRFPNENYSSDSSDEEDDKREKRVDGENILNYGLTIASKGQERLLSEFDQILGSYSCFSVQKVSENAKEFLGGNAAKDTSPMDMKLGGEKKEIMEGKCAAYWTTLAPNVEDYSGTAGKLIAAGSGQLIKGILWCGDVTMDRLKWGNEVMKKRMDPKEKSEISPATLKRIKSLRMHAGLRG is encoded by the exons ATGGCATCTCAAAACCCTAATCAAAATTCGTCCCTCTACCCACAAATTATCCAATCAAAACCCGACCCTTTATTCACCTCCTCCTCCCCATCTCCATCCTCAAATCTCTACCCCAAAATTGATCCAGAAGACCTCGTCGAAAACCTTTTTCCTGGACATGATCATTCACAACACGAGTATCCACGCGCGCAGTCACACACTCAAGCGCCACCCTCCGCCCCACCGGAGGTTGTTGAAGAAGTCTTGATAAAGATCGCAGGTGCTATTGTTAATCTAATTGATAAAAACTATAGTGTAGAACTCGCTTCCGGCGATCTCTACATCGTTAGGCTCAGTCAAGGAAATAATGTTGTGGCTGTTCTGGCCCGTGTTGCTGATGAGATCCAATGGCCATTGGCTAAGGATGAGGCTGCTGTTAAGCTTGatgattctcattattttttctccCTTAGATTTCCTAATGAGAATTACTCGTCAGATTCGAGCGACGAGGAGGATGATAAGAGGGAGAAAAGGGTTGATGGGGAGAATATATTGAATTATGGATTGACGATTGCGTCGAAAGGGCAAGAGAGATTGTTGTCGGAGTTTGATCAGATCTTGGGGAGTTATAGTTGTTTTTCGGTGCAGAAAGTATCGGAGAATGCTAAGGAATTCTTGGGTGGAAATGCGGCCAAGGATACTTCGCCGATGGATATGAAGTTAGGAGGGGAGAAGAAGGAGATTATGGAGGGGAAATGTGCTGCCTATTGGACTACATTGGCTCCTAATGTGGAGGATTATAGTGGGACTGCTGGTAAGTTGATTGCTGCGGGGTCAGGGCAGCTGATTAAGGGGATTTTGTGGTGTGGTGATGTAACTATGGATAGGTTGAAGTGGGGGAATGAGGTTATGAAGAAGAGGATGGACCCGAAGGAGAAATCAGAGATTAGTCCTGCTACTTTGAAGAGGATCAAAAG TTTGCGTATGCATGCAGGGCTAAGAGGATGA
- the LOC133693555 gene encoding MLO-like protein 4 isoform X1 has translation MDKEVSLELTPTWAVVTVVVVMVSLGFFFQGSLKQLAKWLDRTKRKALLSALDKIKEELMVFGLLSLLMGHWIVFVAKICVKSSTLNSTFYPCVVKKNNLTPGQHVLSRVKYPNDSFVKELVHKQKNEYCPEGHESFVSHESLEQLHRLIFVLGVTHVSYSFIAIALAMIKIYSWRTWENQAKTMALQSVLGSPEAAFDETRQLSTFICHHTSHPWSQHRVLVWLLCFSRQFWSSINQADYMALRLGFISKHQLPLTYDFHNYMLRSMEEEFRDIVGISVPLWIYGICCIFLEFHGTDLYFWLSFLPAILILLIGTKLHRVVVKLAVEIMNSFPWLENRQFNLRDELFWFGKPRLLLWLIQFISFQNAFEMSTFLWSLWEIKESSCFMDNETYIAIRLACGVVTQFWFSFITFPLYVIITQMGAKFKKTVVSENVRKSLHGWQRRVKAKQSSSTPNLLALPSTTSLGFSMTDSKLNTNFSSIGRSSSRVADKSATLQHQEASTSQAVTNGISEDNETLEVSLGSGTPCYDTSSDEDDAGVHDLGH, from the exons ATGGATAAAGAGGTATCTTTGGAGTTGACCCCTACATGGGCTGTGGTCACTGTGGTGGTGGTTATGGTTTCTCTTGGTTTCTTCTTTCAAGGCTCCTTGAAACAGCTTGCAAAG TGGCTGGATAGGACCAAGAGAAAAGCACTACTTTCAGCACTAGACAAGATCAAAGAAG AGCTAATGGTTTTTGGGCTTCTATCGTTGTTGATGGGTCATTGGATTGTTTTTGTGGCCAAGATTTGTGTTAAATCATCAACTTTGAACAGCACATTTTATCCATGCGTGGTGAAGAAGAATAATTTAACACCAGGACAACATGTTCTTTCAAGAGTAAAGTACCCAAACGATTCATTTGTTAAAGAGCTGGTGCACAAACAAAAGAATGAATATTGTCCCGAG GGTCATGAATCCTTCGTTTCACATGAAAGTCTCGAACAGCTTCATCGTTTGATTTTTGTCCTGGGAGTTACCCATGTTTCTTACAGCTTTATTGCCATAGCCTTGGCCATGATCAAG ATTTATAGCTGGAGAACATGGGAAAACCAGGCTAAGACTATGGCTCTTCAAAGTGTACTAG GATCACCTGAAGCTGCATTTGACGAAACAAGGCAACTATCTACCTTCATTTGTCACCACACATCCCATCCATGGAGCCAGCACCGAGTTCTTGTTTGGCTG CTTTGTTTCAGCCGCCAGTTCTGGAGTTCCATAAACCAAGCTGACTATATGGCTTTGCGCTTGGGTTTCATCAGC AAACACCAACTTCCTCTGACATATGATTTCCATAATTATATGCTTCGAAGCATGGAGGAGGAATTCCGTGATATTGTTGGCATCAG TGTGCCTCTGTGGATTTATGGCATATGTTGCATTTTCCTCGAGTTTCACG GAACTGATCTTTACTTTTGGCTTTCCTTTCTTCCAGCCATT TTAATCCTGCTAATTGGTACAAAACTGCACCGGGTGGTGGTGAAATTGGCTGTTGAAATTATGAATTCATTTCCATGGCTGGAAAACCGTCAGTTCAACCTGAGGGATGAGCTCTTCTGGTTTGGAAAGCCTAGACTTCTTCTGTGGTTGATACAATTCATATCATTTCAG AACGCTTTTGAGATGTCAACATTCCTATGGTCCCTG TGGGAAATCAAAGAGTCTTCTTGTTTTATGGACAATGAGACGTACATTGCTATCCGCTTGGCTTGCGG GGTGGTCACACAATTCTGGTTTAGCTTTATCACGTTCCCACTCTATGTAATCATCACACAG aTGGGCGCAAAGTTCAAGAAAACGGTAGTATCCGAAAATGTGAGGAAATCACTGCATGGGTGGCAAAGGAGAGTAAAGGCCAAGCAAAGTTCATCTACTCCAAACCTTCTGGCTCTTCCATCAACTACATCTTTGGGGTTTTCGATGACAGATAGCAAACTCAATACCAACTTTAGCAGCATAGGCAGGAGCTCCTCGAGAGTCGCGGATAAATCAGCAACCTTGCAACATCAAGAGGCCTCTACTTCACAAGCAGTTACTAATGGAATATCAGAAGATAATGAAACGCTTGAGGTTTCACTTGGTTCTGGTACTCCTTGCTATGACACTTCTAGTGATGAAGACGATGCTGGTGTTCATGATCTTGGTCATTAA
- the LOC133693555 gene encoding MLO-like protein 4 isoform X2, with translation MDKEVSLELTPTWAVVTVVVVMVSLGFFFQGSLKQLAKWLDRTKRKALLSALDKIKEELMVFGLLSLLMGHWIVFVAKICVKSSTLNSTFYPCVVKKNNLTPGQHVLSRVKYPNDSFVKELVHKQKNEYCPEGHESFVSHESLEQLHRLIFVLGVTHVSYSFIAIALAMIKIYSWRTWENQAKTMALQSVLGSPEAAFDETRQLSTFICHHTSHPWSQHRVLVWLKHQLPLTYDFHNYMLRSMEEEFRDIVGISVPLWIYGICCIFLEFHGTDLYFWLSFLPAILILLIGTKLHRVVVKLAVEIMNSFPWLENRQFNLRDELFWFGKPRLLLWLIQFISFQNAFEMSTFLWSLWEIKESSCFMDNETYIAIRLACGVVTQFWFSFITFPLYVIITQMGAKFKKTVVSENVRKSLHGWQRRVKAKQSSSTPNLLALPSTTSLGFSMTDSKLNTNFSSIGRSSSRVADKSATLQHQEASTSQAVTNGISEDNETLEVSLGSGTPCYDTSSDEDDAGVHDLGH, from the exons ATGGATAAAGAGGTATCTTTGGAGTTGACCCCTACATGGGCTGTGGTCACTGTGGTGGTGGTTATGGTTTCTCTTGGTTTCTTCTTTCAAGGCTCCTTGAAACAGCTTGCAAAG TGGCTGGATAGGACCAAGAGAAAAGCACTACTTTCAGCACTAGACAAGATCAAAGAAG AGCTAATGGTTTTTGGGCTTCTATCGTTGTTGATGGGTCATTGGATTGTTTTTGTGGCCAAGATTTGTGTTAAATCATCAACTTTGAACAGCACATTTTATCCATGCGTGGTGAAGAAGAATAATTTAACACCAGGACAACATGTTCTTTCAAGAGTAAAGTACCCAAACGATTCATTTGTTAAAGAGCTGGTGCACAAACAAAAGAATGAATATTGTCCCGAG GGTCATGAATCCTTCGTTTCACATGAAAGTCTCGAACAGCTTCATCGTTTGATTTTTGTCCTGGGAGTTACCCATGTTTCTTACAGCTTTATTGCCATAGCCTTGGCCATGATCAAG ATTTATAGCTGGAGAACATGGGAAAACCAGGCTAAGACTATGGCTCTTCAAAGTGTACTAG GATCACCTGAAGCTGCATTTGACGAAACAAGGCAACTATCTACCTTCATTTGTCACCACACATCCCATCCATGGAGCCAGCACCGAGTTCTTGTTTGGCTG AAACACCAACTTCCTCTGACATATGATTTCCATAATTATATGCTTCGAAGCATGGAGGAGGAATTCCGTGATATTGTTGGCATCAG TGTGCCTCTGTGGATTTATGGCATATGTTGCATTTTCCTCGAGTTTCACG GAACTGATCTTTACTTTTGGCTTTCCTTTCTTCCAGCCATT TTAATCCTGCTAATTGGTACAAAACTGCACCGGGTGGTGGTGAAATTGGCTGTTGAAATTATGAATTCATTTCCATGGCTGGAAAACCGTCAGTTCAACCTGAGGGATGAGCTCTTCTGGTTTGGAAAGCCTAGACTTCTTCTGTGGTTGATACAATTCATATCATTTCAG AACGCTTTTGAGATGTCAACATTCCTATGGTCCCTG TGGGAAATCAAAGAGTCTTCTTGTTTTATGGACAATGAGACGTACATTGCTATCCGCTTGGCTTGCGG GGTGGTCACACAATTCTGGTTTAGCTTTATCACGTTCCCACTCTATGTAATCATCACACAG aTGGGCGCAAAGTTCAAGAAAACGGTAGTATCCGAAAATGTGAGGAAATCACTGCATGGGTGGCAAAGGAGAGTAAAGGCCAAGCAAAGTTCATCTACTCCAAACCTTCTGGCTCTTCCATCAACTACATCTTTGGGGTTTTCGATGACAGATAGCAAACTCAATACCAACTTTAGCAGCATAGGCAGGAGCTCCTCGAGAGTCGCGGATAAATCAGCAACCTTGCAACATCAAGAGGCCTCTACTTCACAAGCAGTTACTAATGGAATATCAGAAGATAATGAAACGCTTGAGGTTTCACTTGGTTCTGGTACTCCTTGCTATGACACTTCTAGTGATGAAGACGATGCTGGTGTTCATGATCTTGGTCATTAA